One Hypomesus transpacificus isolate Combined female chromosome 21, fHypTra1, whole genome shotgun sequence genomic region harbors:
- the LOC124483527 gene encoding complement C1q tumor necrosis factor-related protein 3-like, whose translation MSENPSQVSTMMKSAQSVLLLMLLCSLSGTQGLGERGDVQETRALQLGSEAEEASVKERRDAEDTELKGSLMSLIRSQIADQRRTEQVAFGASLPPRGNQGPYNIEITLVYSRVLVNAGNAYNPATGIFTAPVKGVYYFSFSGYHYSTKPMGLRLMKNGQQMLRLYNHPPGSRYVTATNGMNLQLKKGDQVYLRLGAGTWTYTDSNYQNTFIGHLLFPL comes from the exons ATGAGTGAAAACCCATCTCAGGTGTCCACGATGATGAAGAGTGCTCAGTCTGTGTTGCTTCTgatgctgctctgctctctgtctgggacACAGGGCCTGGGTGAGCGTGGAGACGTCCAGGAGACTCGTGCCCTCCAGCTTGGCAGCGAGGCCGAAGAGgccagtgtgaaagagagaagggatgcAGAGGACACAGAGCTAAAGGGGTCCTTGATGAGCTTAATCAGGAGCCAAATCGCGGATCAGAGGAGGACAG AGCAAGTAGCATTTGGAGCATCACTGCCACCTCGTGGAAATCAGGGTCCATATAACATTGAGATTACCCTGGTTTACAGCCGCGTTCTTGTCAATGCTGGGAATGCCTACAACCCAGCAACAG GTATCTTCACTGCACCAGTGAAAGGAGTCTACTACTTCAGCTTCTCTGGTTATCATTACTCCACAAAGCCCATGGGTCTCAGACTAATGAAGAACGGCCAACAGATGCTGAGACTGTACAATCATCCTCCAGGTAGTCGCTATGTGACAGCAACCAATGGGATGAACCTGCAGCTAAAAAAGGGAGACCAAGTGTACTTGCGGCTTGGGGCAGGCACCTGGACTTATACTGATAGCAATTACCAAAACACTTTCATTGGCCATTTGCTGTTTCCACTGTAA